The genomic segment TTCTGATATTAGTTCAACTACTTCCTTACACCAGTGTCCAAACAAATTTAGCAGTCTCTTCTTCTTTCCTGCAGCATTCAAAGACTTTAATTTTTCGGTTGAAGCCAAGCATGTCAAAGGAATCATTTTTATTGCAAGCATACACACGCGCAGTTCAGAGATTTGCCTCTTGGAGGATCTGTGTTATTAGGAGGCTCTTTGTGGAAAGCATACCATTGCATCTTTCCATTTCCAACATCTGAAGCAACAAAGTACTGGTTCAATCCTAAGAACACCCGATACCTTCAAACCAGACACCATCACAAACAGTCCCGATATTCATACACATGTCAAactaaaagattatctaaaactATATCAAAATCTAATATCGTCGACGTGATGAGACCAATTCACGTACCCAATAGAGTCAACATAAGGTGGGACAAAGTTTGCAAGTCCACTATAGCATGTATAATCTGAATATTTTGCATCCTCCTGCCCAAAAAGTTTTGACCGAACCTACATTATCGGCAACACATATACAATTAATGTTAGAGTGTAAATCAAAGAGAGAAATTTAAGGAAGAGGAGAAGCCTACTTTTGACCATATGCCATCTGCCCCAACTAAAACATCACCATCATAATGCTGTCCATCCTCAAGGATCACTGTAACCTGTGATTGACCAAAAGATGCCAGGGATCAGTATCTGTGCTTGTTCATGCAgaaattgagattttaattCATGATCATACCTTGTTAGAATCTTGCATGAAGTCAACAACTTTAGATTTGTTTCTTACTATGTCTAAACCAACACCGTTGAGTAAAATGTCTTGCAATGCCATTCTACATATAACAGAGGTAACAGGGAGTCCTCTCTTCATAGCATGATTCaagagattaaatttaataaacctGCAAAACTTAATCTTAAATCGATTACAAATGATTAATTTTCCGCTGATCTAGTTGTAAAACTGACcaagaaaattttgaatatttgttgtGCATCAGCCCACTTATCACATGTCAACTTTCCCAATCAAAGCACAGTGATGCAAATTTTCAAGCAATGAAGGAAAATCTCATTTACTTCCATAACCATTAGCATCCATGAGCTAATACTGCCTTAACAAGATATCAAAATTCAATAAGATTTAACCAAAATCTGTAGAGGGATCAACATTTACATACCATTTACCTGAGACGCCATCTGCAACGCCATTGATGCGGTCACCAGTAACACAGCCAGCGTCCATAATTTGCTTTGCAACATTCCCATCAATAACCTGCAAAACTGCCAAAGCACTACTCAATAATTGAATAGGACCCCTGTGCCTACCCTCCCCTCTTACTGCACTCAAATCCTTCTCAAACACCTTCACGTCATATCCTCTATGTTTTGCTGCTAAAGCCAAAACCAACCCCCCTATACCCCCACCAGCAATCAAGATCCTGAGCCTCCTCTTCTCATCCCTCTCTACACATGAAGAACCTTGATTACAACAACTTGCCCTTTCACACCTGACAACATAGCTGCTTCTTTTGAATCTAAAGTCCACAAAACCAGTATTGCAATTCTTGTAATGGTAATAGCTAGAACTCAGGCAATGGAATGTTGCCATTGGTGATttgatcaagaaagaaaaaaagtggtCACTTTTGGCTTTTCTAGCTTGCTTTCTGCACATCAAACGCAAATATATAAAGGTCTGTCACTGTTTTTGCACCATTTCTGTAGTATTGGGTGATAGAGTCAGCATCTAAGATGTGGTCTGATTCCAAACCCCACCTGGTACCATGAGAAGTAGCGTAACAGGAAGCATAGAAATTGTCCACAAAGCATGTGCAGATGATAGAAGTTTGTGTCCGAAAATAAGACGAAGTGATatgtaataatttatttttattcgtatTAATGCAGGTGTGatctatattaaaatatcttttcactaaaaaataaaataatctttttcctttaaaataagGTTACGAAGACTTGAATCCttcacaaatttattttttttagtgtatatTGTTTGTGGCATCGAGATATGAACAAGTTATGGGGGCACTAGGCTTGAATTATAGAGTTTTGTTATTTGGAAATTTTAAGCCTAGACGACAAACATTTGTAATTACAAAATTTAGCTCTGTTTGACAAGTCCAcctagtaattttttatttgtaattataaaatttagcaAGTCAatctagtaattttttattcaaaatctaACTGGTTATATATAAATGATGGCATTTTAATCTATCCATCCTGCAACCCGGATAATTTGAAGACTAAAGACACACAATAGTTATTTTCTTGTGCTTTGTTGCgagtatatatttgttttaaaaaaattggatatggaaagttatttttgtgtgttttattacataaaataattcaaagtataATTCAAAAGGCTATGcaagcatctaattaaataaataaataattatttatataaataaataaataaaattcattaacaataattaaaagcgaaactgaaaaaaaataagaaatagatATAGGTTAAGATATTTGatcctgaaaaataaaacatttattcggttgtgtttactgaatttatttattaaaatcaacaaaatataatagaaatagacataCAGATGAAACTGAttgactaaaataaaagaaaaaaaatattatgcaagatcgaacatgttagaaatattatctaaaaataagtattttttattttttaaaataaatttcatcaataaaaagaacaaaaaaaattatagatgcatcaaatatcttcaaaaattaaatacacaataattttttttttaaaaaaaaccctctatTCAAAAAAGGCTTGCAAAAAATATGATCTAAATCATGAGGCTAAGATAAACCGATAGAAAAGAAACTGAGAATAACtacaaaaccaattttttaaaaaataatatagaatgatgaaattagaaaagaaaatgagataaaaaaaatgtcaaatcgcattaacttttcaaacatgTGACCTGGATCATTAGATtagaagaaatacaaaaaaaaatcacaaagcccaatcctgagcaaatcaaaataattacacaaaaacatctaatatatatatatatatataagggtgaaaatcaaaataaaaaataaatacaaggcaatgaaatttttttaattagagagttaaattgaaaagaaaaataactttaatataaagaaaaacaaataaaaaagaatgagggtcaaattgaaaataatacaCTATAAACTTtggttggaggatgaaattgaaaactaataaaactttaacgaaaggatcaattaaaaaaaactagaaatcaaaataataaggattgaattggtaaaaataatatatgataaattgtaattaaatgactaaattgaaacaAGCAACACTTTTATGAAAAtactaagaataaaaatcagaaatcaaaagaataaagaatgaaattgaaatagtacaaataaaaaggataaacaTGTACTTTTTtgaatagagagagaaaaaggggggggggaatAAATGACCATTGGTGACAAACTGTCCATCAACCACCTTCACGTGCCACACTAGGAGGAAGAAA from the Populus nigra chromosome 1, ddPopNigr1.1, whole genome shotgun sequence genome contains:
- the LOC133698035 gene encoding zeaxanthin epoxidase, chloroplastic-like isoform X1, whose translation is MCRKQARKAKSDHFFSFLIKSPMATFHCLSSSYYHYKNCNTGFVDFRFKRSSYVVRCERASCCNQGSSCVERDEKRRLRILIAGGGIGGLVLALAAKHRGYDVKVFEKDLSAVRGEGRHRGPIQLLSSALAVLQVIDGNVAKQIMDAGCVTGDRINGVADGVSGKWFIKFNLLNHAMKRGLPVTSVICRMALQDILLNGVGLDIVRNKSKVVDFMQDSNKVTVILEDGQHYDGDVLVGADGIWSKVRSKLFGQEDAKYSDYTCYSGLANFVPPYVDSIGYRVFLGLNQYFVASDVGNGKMQWYAFHKEPPNNTDPPRGKKKRLLNLFGHWCKEVVELISETQEDMILRRDIYDRDMIHTWGIGRVTLLGDAAHPMQPNLGQGGCMAIEDCYQLILELDKFVKSGLDFQQSNEISTMLRRYEKKRMFRVSTVHAASRMASKALTAYRPYMEFGSGSLSFMLSQYISSPKITKPSVLVVRAFLQIFMPQFMIWMMAGHGFW
- the LOC133698035 gene encoding zeaxanthin epoxidase, chloroplastic-like isoform X2 — translated: MCRKQARKAKSDHFFSFLIKSPMATFHCLSSSYYHYKNCNTGFVDFRFKRSSYVVRCERASCCNQGSSCVERDEKRRLRILIAGGGIGGLVLALAAKHRGYDVKVFEKDLSAVRGEGRHRGPIQLLSSALAVLQVIDGNVAKQIMDAGCVTGDRINGVADGVSGKWFIKFNLLNHAMKRGLPVTSVICRMALQDILLNGVGLDIVRNKSKVVDFMQDSNKVTVILEDGQHYDGDVLVGADGIWSKVRSKLFGQEDAKYSDYTCYSGLANFVPPYVDSIGYRVFLGLNQYFVASDVGNGKMQWYAFHKEPPNNTDPPRGKKKRLLNLFGHWCKEVVELISETQEDMILRRDIYDRDMIHTWGIGRVTLLGDAAHPMQPNLGQGGCMAIEDCYQLILELDKFVKSGLDFQQSNEISTMLRRYEKKRMFRVSTVHAASRMASKALTAYRPYMEFGSGSLSYISSPKITKPSVLVVRAFLQIFMPQFMIWMMAGHGFW
- the LOC133698035 gene encoding zeaxanthin epoxidase, chloroplastic-like isoform X3; this translates as MCRKQARKAKSDHFFSFLIKSPMATFHCLSSSYYHYKNCNTGFVDFRFKRSSYVVRCERASCCNQGSSCVERDEKRRLRILIAGGGIGGLVLALAAKHRGYDVKVFEKDLSAVRGEGRHRGPIQLLSSALAVLQVIDGNVAKQIMDAGCVTGDRINGVADGVSGKWFIKFNLLNHAMKRGLPVTSVICRMALQDILLNGVGLDIVRNKSKVVDFMQDSNKVTVILEDGQHYDGDVLVGADGIWSKVRSKLFGQEDAKYSDYTCYSGLANFVPPYVDSIGYRVFLGLNQYFVASDVGNGKMQWYAFHKEPPNNTDPPRGKKKRLLNLFGHWCKEVVELISETQEDMILRRDIYDRDMIHTWGIGRVTLLGDAAHPMQPNLGQGGCMAIEDCYQLILELDKFVKSGLDFQQSNEISTMLRRYEKKRMFRVSTVHAASRMASKALTAYRPYMEFGSGSLSYISSPKITKPSVLVVRAFLQIFMPQFMIWMMAGHG